In the genome of Salinispirillum sp. LH 10-3-1, one region contains:
- a CDS encoding glycogen debranching N-terminal domain-containing protein: MIPLKHNYSYLILDDVGRVKPELRESGLYFLDTRVLNHYAWQFDGFDCLLRHAADGRQITEYWSLSRDHRQELAVERRLIMQADGLVDELTVSNTDRRFHRFTVALSLDSDFADMFEIRGQFADLDHRTLTCSRGTHEYEARYQATDDVRHSVSVDIQGAQFHDELEVAPGQTITLRVSIKVKSSLAQGTDMVDVKPDWLGQLPSNERASAVFQQASDDLRCLLLGTPQGLNIAAGIPWFVTPFGRDSIITAWLLLPRFPDLAKGVLRFLGAHQGQQLDEFRDEQPGKILHEQRYGELSRTGRLPFLTYYGSADATPLYLVLLAETVRTTGETTLIEELQPYWEAALNWMLQYRDERGLIVFRGNDKALAVQSWKDSSDSLSYADGRLGKGALAVAEVQGYAYAAYEAVAEFYQHLQRPSDAEHYRSAARAIQAQLHDLFWMPQQRNFAIAVDEASTQLDINSSDSGHLLWSGVVRPEYAEQLVPRMLEDDMWSGWGLRTLSTLEVMYNPLSYHNGSVWPHDTALFAAGLKRYGYTEAFAQVATALTDLAQSQDDKRLPELVGGYARATHPPLPYLDACRPQAWSAASLIYLLSE, translated from the coding sequence ATGATTCCATTGAAGCACAATTATTCGTATTTGATTCTGGATGACGTTGGGCGGGTCAAACCCGAGTTACGAGAGAGTGGACTGTATTTTCTCGATACGCGTGTGTTGAATCACTATGCGTGGCAGTTTGATGGCTTCGACTGTCTGTTACGGCATGCCGCTGACGGACGCCAGATTACCGAATATTGGTCCTTATCGCGTGATCATCGCCAAGAGCTGGCGGTCGAACGCCGCCTGATAATGCAAGCCGATGGATTGGTGGATGAACTGACTGTCAGCAACACTGATCGCCGCTTTCATCGCTTCACCGTTGCCTTGAGCTTGGACAGTGATTTTGCTGACATGTTTGAGATCAGAGGTCAGTTTGCCGATTTGGATCATCGGACGTTGACCTGCTCGCGCGGTACGCATGAATATGAAGCGCGCTATCAGGCGACCGATGATGTGCGCCACAGCGTATCGGTGGATATCCAAGGCGCGCAGTTTCACGATGAACTGGAAGTGGCGCCGGGTCAGACCATAACGCTACGGGTTAGCATCAAGGTCAAGAGTTCGTTGGCGCAGGGTACGGACATGGTGGATGTCAAGCCGGATTGGCTCGGCCAGCTGCCCAGTAATGAGCGAGCCAGCGCGGTGTTTCAACAAGCCAGTGATGATTTGCGTTGTTTGCTGCTCGGCACGCCACAAGGGTTGAATATTGCCGCTGGTATTCCATGGTTTGTAACACCTTTTGGGCGTGATTCCATCATCACGGCCTGGTTGCTATTGCCACGCTTTCCCGACTTGGCAAAAGGTGTGTTGCGCTTTCTGGGCGCGCATCAAGGCCAGCAGTTGGACGAGTTTCGCGATGAGCAGCCGGGCAAGATACTGCACGAACAGCGCTACGGTGAGCTGAGTCGTACGGGGCGTCTCCCGTTCTTGACTTACTATGGATCGGCCGATGCTACCCCTCTGTACTTGGTTCTATTGGCTGAAACGGTCCGTACTACCGGTGAGACGACGCTGATTGAAGAATTGCAGCCTTATTGGGAGGCGGCGCTGAATTGGATGCTGCAGTACCGTGATGAGCGTGGGCTTATCGTCTTTCGTGGCAACGACAAAGCTCTGGCCGTGCAGAGCTGGAAAGACTCCAGCGATTCGTTGAGTTACGCCGATGGCCGGCTCGGTAAGGGTGCTTTGGCTGTGGCTGAAGTGCAGGGTTACGCCTACGCAGCTTATGAGGCAGTTGCAGAGTTCTATCAACATTTACAGCGCCCGAGTGATGCTGAGCATTATCGTTCGGCCGCTCGAGCTATTCAGGCGCAGCTGCACGACCTGTTCTGGATGCCGCAACAGCGTAATTTTGCGATTGCCGTCGATGAAGCCAGTACCCAGCTCGACATTAACAGCTCAGACTCAGGCCATTTGTTGTGGAGTGGGGTGGTACGGCCTGAGTACGCCGAGCAGCTAGTGCCGAGGATGCTAGAAGACGACATGTGGTCCGGCTGGGGGCTGCGCACACTCAGCACTTTGGAGGTGATGTACAATCCTTTGTCGTATCACAATGGTTCTGTGTGGCCACACGATACGGCGTTATTTGCTGCGGGCTTAAAACGCTACGGATACACGGAGGCCTTTGCTCAGGTCGCCACAGCCCTGACCGACCTGGCGCAGTCGCAAGACGACAAACGATTGCCGGAATTGGTGGGTGGCTACGCGCGGGCAACGCACCCGCCCTTGCCGTATCTGGATGCCTGCCGACCGCAGGCGTGGTCGGCGGCATCGCTGATCTATCTTTTGTCGGAGTAG
- a CDS encoding carbohydrate ABC transporter permease, with protein MTESALESRVEQAAVRRRQAASLIILYGILLAVATVLMGTFMFALLASLKRDPLEQPFRLAFEQIHPANWVVAWRLGRQGSGDAFWGGFGPSGDVTFELTYAAPADVELVEPAIEVPRRRPGTGMAAAVYRDFAADHIVDWTIEHAALEPFEVEVDGVVTPWQRATWTIRFRHDNEGPRIERVPLTAEAPLSQTLVDATLPPTRIERRGRVASWENITPGSLGYVFNNYRRVIKESVDLNTGNSLFVSWFKNSFFIAAGRVILTLVFATMAGYALARLRFPGNRALFMLLLVSMMIPVQVTFISNYLVIRDINLLNTPWAVIMVTIVSAQVLIMKQFFQSIPKEIEEAALMDGAGYWTTFYRIVLPMSRPALVTVTIMAFQGAWNDFFWPLVLINSPASAFTLPVGLLSLRNAYGGAGDWSLILAGAFMSTVPVLIMFMLFQRYIVDNPIASGSKE; from the coding sequence ATGACTGAATCCGCTCTTGAATCCAGAGTTGAACAAGCCGCAGTGCGCCGCCGTCAGGCAGCCAGTCTGATCATTCTTTATGGAATACTGCTGGCCGTGGCCACGGTATTGATGGGCACCTTTATGTTTGCCTTGCTGGCGAGCCTAAAGCGTGATCCGCTGGAGCAGCCCTTTCGGCTGGCCTTTGAGCAGATACATCCGGCCAATTGGGTAGTTGCGTGGCGGTTGGGTCGTCAAGGTTCCGGTGATGCCTTTTGGGGTGGTTTTGGCCCATCCGGTGACGTGACCTTTGAGTTGACCTACGCTGCACCGGCGGATGTTGAATTGGTTGAGCCTGCGATTGAAGTGCCACGGCGGCGACCGGGGACCGGAATGGCCGCTGCGGTGTACCGCGATTTCGCGGCTGATCACATCGTAGACTGGACCATTGAACACGCTGCTTTGGAACCCTTCGAGGTGGAAGTGGACGGCGTCGTGACACCATGGCAGCGCGCTACCTGGACCATTCGCTTTCGTCACGATAACGAGGGGCCGCGCATTGAGCGTGTACCTTTGACCGCCGAAGCGCCCCTTAGCCAAACCTTGGTGGATGCCACCTTACCGCCAACACGCATCGAGCGGCGTGGGCGGGTCGCGAGCTGGGAGAACATCACTCCCGGTTCGCTCGGCTACGTGTTCAATAACTATCGGCGTGTGATCAAGGAATCGGTTGACCTCAATACCGGCAATAGCCTTTTTGTCAGTTGGTTTAAGAACAGCTTTTTCATTGCTGCCGGGCGCGTCATCTTAACGCTGGTGTTCGCCACCATGGCGGGTTATGCCTTAGCGCGATTGCGTTTTCCGGGCAATCGAGCGCTCTTTATGTTGCTGCTGGTGAGCATGATGATTCCGGTTCAGGTCACCTTCATTTCCAACTATTTGGTGATTCGCGACATCAACCTGCTGAACACCCCTTGGGCGGTCATTATGGTGACCATAGTGTCAGCGCAGGTGCTCATTATGAAGCAGTTCTTCCAGAGTATTCCAAAGGAGATAGAAGAGGCCGCCTTAATGGACGGCGCAGGGTACTGGACCACCTTCTATCGCATTGTGCTACCGATGAGCCGGCCGGCACTGGTCACCGTTACCATCATGGCATTTCAAGGCGCGTGGAACGATTTCTTCTGGCCTCTGGTATTGATCAACAGCCCAGCCAGCGCCTTCACCCTGCCGGTGGGTCTATTGTCCCTGCGGAACGCTTATGGCGGTGCGGGTGATTGGTCGTTGATCTTGGCGGGGGCATTTATGTCGACGGTCCCGGTACTGATCATGTTCATGCTCTTTCAACGCTACATTGTCGATAACCCCATAGCCTCCGGCAGTAAGGAGTAA
- a CDS encoding carbohydrate ABC transporter permease, whose product MNQSMLRQERTAGLMFALPFCVSLFVFFVYALVRTVLFSFQTYDLFSTPEWVGVANYIALLTDPLFALALKHSLAFAVVVTTLQTGLALLLALAANQKIKGRGAFRTIFYFPSILSSAAMTLIFLWLFQRQGLINQGLGWLSAHGGLIVTGGLLFFALQTLQFLWKRRKYTWMRWGDPFNGLVSFAVTVVVMVIMAGYGIGVRALEQPVAITWLNTREVWGPLPRTIWAIVAMNIFTTVPTLMLLYLAGLQSIPESLYEAARIEGASRWQQLRHVTWPRLMPVSFTVVTLGIIGTLQMFDQVALLGDAAPLESKVTLAYFTYHNAFPPGGSPRIGMASAAALVLATLTLILVLIQRAVGVSETTND is encoded by the coding sequence ATGAACCAATCGATGTTGCGTCAGGAACGCACGGCGGGCTTGATGTTTGCCTTGCCCTTTTGCGTTTCGCTCTTTGTTTTCTTTGTCTATGCCTTAGTACGTACCGTGCTATTCAGCTTTCAGACCTATGATTTATTTTCGACCCCCGAGTGGGTTGGCGTCGCGAACTACATTGCCTTGCTAACCGACCCCTTGTTTGCCTTGGCGTTGAAGCACTCTCTGGCTTTTGCCGTGGTCGTTACCACCTTACAAACCGGTTTGGCGCTTCTGTTGGCCTTGGCGGCGAATCAAAAAATCAAAGGTCGTGGTGCGTTTCGTACTATTTTTTACTTCCCGTCGATTTTGTCCAGCGCCGCGATGACATTGATTTTTTTGTGGCTGTTCCAACGCCAAGGGTTGATCAATCAAGGGTTGGGTTGGTTAAGCGCGCATGGGGGGCTGATAGTAACCGGCGGGCTGCTTTTCTTTGCTCTGCAGACGCTGCAGTTTTTGTGGAAGCGGCGCAAATACACGTGGATGCGTTGGGGTGACCCGTTCAATGGCTTGGTGTCCTTCGCGGTGACCGTAGTCGTTATGGTGATCATGGCGGGTTATGGCATCGGTGTGCGCGCTTTAGAGCAGCCGGTAGCCATCACCTGGTTGAATACGCGCGAAGTCTGGGGACCGTTACCGCGCACCATTTGGGCCATCGTTGCGATGAACATTTTCACCACCGTGCCCACCTTAATGCTGCTGTATCTGGCCGGGCTGCAGTCCATTCCCGAGTCGCTGTACGAAGCCGCCCGTATAGAGGGCGCGTCGCGCTGGCAGCAGCTGCGCCATGTGACCTGGCCGCGTCTAATGCCGGTCAGTTTTACGGTCGTGACCCTGGGCATCATAGGGACATTGCAGATGTTTGATCAGGTGGCGCTGTTGGGCGATGCCGCACCGTTAGAGTCTAAGGTCACGTTGGCGTACTTCACCTACCACAATGCCTTCCCGCCCGGTGGGTCGCCGCGCATTGGCATGGCCAGCGCCGCCGCCTTAGTGTTGGCAACCTTAACGTTGATCTTGGTATTGATCCAACGTGCCGTCGGCGTATCGGAGACCACTAATGACTGA
- a CDS encoding extracellular solute-binding protein translates to MKITTTLITALSLATTPVLASDVVRISGWGGNDLVVVNSLLNEVLADDIRAAGITVRYEPVEGDFAQYLTNALSAGTAADVFYVDSFWGAPLFRSGAIAPVSNANQAVADALIPALNEAFMYNGQLMGLAKDFNTLALQFNKDIFDDAGVAYPTMDDTWHDFRSKLQAVSTNLGDVHGICVVPDYARFAAFALGTGWSPFNEQGHTVLDDRFRDAFEFYTTLPDQGAGVMAADVGQGWMGGCFGDETTAVAIEGSWISGFLRDQAPSMQYGTVGIPVHPGTGERGNLIFTVSWSVANDSQVKDSAHKLIELLMSPKAQQWVLESGLALPSRESLGNNPYFNGTGQEAEISRVVFNGASDGYVEPFAFAQYGGDWKSIMDEALGAALLKERTIDDAIRHAQQQFDRLTGR, encoded by the coding sequence ATGAAAATAACAACAACATTAATCACCGCTCTTTCTCTTGCCACAACGCCGGTATTGGCCAGCGATGTTGTGCGAATCAGTGGCTGGGGCGGGAATGACCTTGTCGTGGTCAACTCGTTGCTCAATGAAGTACTGGCCGATGACATTCGCGCTGCCGGTATTACCGTGCGCTATGAACCCGTTGAAGGTGATTTTGCTCAGTATTTGACCAATGCTTTGTCGGCAGGCACGGCGGCTGATGTGTTCTATGTGGACTCTTTCTGGGGGGCACCATTATTCCGTTCTGGTGCCATTGCGCCGGTATCGAACGCGAATCAGGCCGTGGCCGATGCGTTAATTCCGGCCCTGAATGAAGCCTTTATGTACAACGGCCAGTTGATGGGCTTGGCGAAAGACTTCAACACCTTGGCGCTGCAGTTTAACAAAGACATCTTTGATGATGCCGGTGTGGCCTACCCTACGATGGATGATACCTGGCATGACTTCCGCAGCAAGTTACAGGCCGTCAGCACCAATTTAGGCGATGTTCACGGTATCTGCGTGGTACCTGACTATGCCCGTTTCGCGGCCTTTGCTTTGGGTACCGGATGGTCGCCATTCAATGAGCAAGGGCATACCGTGCTGGACGACCGCTTCCGTGACGCATTTGAGTTCTATACCACGCTGCCAGATCAGGGAGCAGGCGTCATGGCAGCCGATGTTGGACAAGGCTGGATGGGCGGTTGTTTTGGCGATGAAACCACCGCAGTGGCTATTGAAGGCTCGTGGATCTCAGGCTTTTTGCGCGACCAAGCACCGTCGATGCAATACGGTACTGTGGGTATTCCTGTGCACCCCGGCACGGGCGAACGCGGCAATCTCATATTCACTGTGTCTTGGTCGGTGGCCAATGACAGCCAGGTAAAAGATTCGGCGCATAAGTTGATCGAACTGCTGATGTCTCCGAAAGCGCAGCAGTGGGTATTGGAAAGTGGCTTGGCGTTGCCCAGTCGCGAAAGCCTCGGCAACAACCCATACTTTAACGGCACTGGCCAAGAAGCCGAGATCAGCCGCGTAGTCTTCAACGGGGCCAGCGATGGCTATGTTGAGCCCTTTGCTTTTGCTCAGTACGGTGGCGACTGGAAGTCGATCATGGACGAAGCGCTCGGCGCAGCACTGCTGAAGGAGCGTACCATTGATGATGCGATTCGCCATGCGCAGCAGCAGTTTGACCGTTTAACCGGTCGCTAA
- a CDS encoding LacI family DNA-binding transcriptional regulator has translation MDRNTIHEAARIANVSVASVSRALNNKPGLGAETRARILSVCADLGYAPSVAARQLKEGRAATVGLSMGLHDWQVNPYVSIMFEHLTKHLYRRGLMPGLYHHNEMQQLTEDAASAILLGVEDDDARLRVLHEHKIPYVCIGRRHDGFWVCPDDHQGGALAAEHLIAQGSRQMATVEIDLPERGTVMRGQAFHDQVQAHTGSKGSVVRIPDSATPVLTAYRTLIKAYAQSPFPFDGVFCETDEIACGVRAALQDLGYQVPGDVRIVGYDDLPVFAEGLTTIRQDISAIAHAATGLLTKAQQGARPESITMGVSLIKRDST, from the coding sequence ATGGACCGTAACACCATTCATGAAGCTGCTCGCATTGCCAACGTGTCTGTCGCGTCAGTATCGCGTGCGTTGAACAATAAGCCGGGATTAGGTGCTGAAACACGAGCCCGTATTCTCAGCGTGTGTGCTGACTTGGGTTATGCGCCGTCGGTGGCTGCACGGCAGTTAAAAGAAGGACGCGCCGCTACAGTGGGCCTGTCGATGGGACTGCACGACTGGCAGGTCAATCCCTACGTCTCCATCATGTTTGAACACCTGACCAAGCACCTGTACCGACGTGGCTTGATGCCCGGCTTATACCATCACAATGAGATGCAACAACTCACCGAAGACGCGGCGTCGGCAATTTTGCTTGGGGTGGAGGATGACGATGCCCGCCTCCGCGTGCTGCATGAACACAAGATCCCCTATGTCTGTATTGGCCGTCGGCATGACGGCTTCTGGGTGTGCCCGGACGATCACCAAGGTGGAGCCCTAGCCGCGGAGCATCTTATCGCTCAAGGTTCACGCCAGATGGCGACGGTTGAAATTGATTTGCCGGAGCGGGGCACGGTGATGCGGGGGCAGGCCTTTCATGATCAGGTGCAAGCCCATACGGGTTCTAAGGGTTCGGTGGTGCGTATACCGGACTCTGCGACCCCAGTATTGACCGCTTATCGAACCCTTATCAAAGCGTATGCGCAGTCGCCTTTCCCGTTCGATGGCGTCTTTTGTGAAACCGATGAGATCGCTTGTGGTGTGCGTGCTGCATTGCAGGACTTAGGGTATCAGGTTCCGGGTGATGTGCGCATAGTCGGTTACGACGACTTGCCGGTGTTCGCCGAAGGCTTGACCACCATTCGTCAGGACATCAGTGCGATTGCTCATGCAGCAACCGGGTTACTCACCAAGGCACAGCAGGGTGCGCGACCCGAATCGATCACCATGGGAGTGTCTTTGATCAAAAGAGACAGCACCTGA
- a CDS encoding alternative oxidase, with protein MSNESRTRITATRSSYHRYTDEELKLERRRKPGSVSDRIAYAMVKVLRFVADAFFAQRYGNRAVVLETVAAVPGMVGGALQHLKALRRMKDDGGWIYTLLDEAENERMHLMTFMTIIRPAWYERWLVVLVQGIFFNVFFLLYLISERTAHRLVGYFEEEAVVSYTDYLRRIDEGLEENVPAPQIAIDYWQLPADARLREVIVAIRADEVMHRDVNHGFADEKTKQ; from the coding sequence ATGTCGAACGAAAGTCGCACTCGCATTACAGCCACACGCAGTTCCTATCATCGCTACACGGACGAAGAACTGAAGCTTGAGCGGCGGCGCAAGCCAGGCTCGGTATCCGACCGCATCGCTTACGCCATGGTTAAGGTGCTGCGCTTCGTGGCTGACGCTTTCTTTGCTCAGCGCTACGGAAATCGTGCTGTTGTATTGGAGACGGTTGCAGCCGTACCGGGTATGGTCGGTGGTGCCTTGCAGCACCTAAAAGCGCTGCGGCGCATGAAAGATGACGGGGGGTGGATCTATACCCTACTGGACGAAGCTGAAAATGAGCGTATGCACCTGATGACCTTTATGACCATCATCCGCCCTGCCTGGTATGAACGTTGGCTGGTGGTGTTGGTGCAGGGTATTTTCTTCAATGTCTTCTTTTTGCTCTATCTTATTTCAGAGCGCACCGCACACCGCTTGGTCGGCTACTTCGAGGAAGAAGCGGTGGTTAGTTATACCGACTACCTGCGACGGATCGATGAGGGGCTGGAAGAGAACGTGCCAGCACCGCAAATTGCTATTGACTATTGGCAGTTGCCTGCAGACGCCCGTCTGCGTGAAGTGATTGTGGCGATACGGGCCGATGAGGTCATGCATCGTGATGTAAACCATGGGTTCGCAGATGAAAAGACGAAACAATAA
- a CDS encoding EF-hand domain-containing protein translates to MKKTLISTALLLVSATGFAATSGLEAQVEANVYEAFTSLDVAGEGFITLEEAQAHDELFAQFMDVDVNGDGVISLDEFNEFMTN, encoded by the coding sequence ATGAAAAAGACACTGATCTCAACTGCCCTGCTGTTAGTATCTGCCACCGGATTTGCTGCTACCAGCGGACTCGAAGCACAAGTAGAAGCGAACGTGTATGAAGCGTTCACTTCATTGGATGTAGCGGGCGAAGGTTTCATCACGCTGGAAGAAGCACAAGCGCACGACGAGTTATTCGCTCAGTTCATGGACGTTGATGTGAATGGAGACGGTGTGATTTCACTGGACGAATTCAATGAATTCATGACCAACTGA